The following coding sequences lie in one Benincasa hispida cultivar B227 chromosome 6, ASM972705v1, whole genome shotgun sequence genomic window:
- the LOC120079389 gene encoding xyloglucan glycosyltransferase 4, whose amino-acid sequence MAPSSVVVTIEKHNSFPLVEINGSDSLLLPEKQKAASPKQLTWVLLLKAHRALFFFSWLAMTVKTVFASVKKRIAHADISEDDSKSRGKLYRFIKAFLVISIAGLIVEVVAHFKKWNLQMIQPLELLEVHGIVQWFYVSWLSFRVDYIAPLVLMLSKFCIILFLIQSLDRLVLCFGCFWIKYKKIKPTIQDDAYDLEDASTFPMVLVQIPMCNEREVYAQSIAAACELDWPRNRILIQVLDDSDDGNLQRLIKEEVLSWNEKGVNIVYRHRLIRTGYKAGNLKSAMACDYVKDYEFVAILDADFQPNPDFLKLTIPHFKGNPELGLVQARWAFVNKEENLLTRLQNINLCFHFEVEQQVNGVFLNFFGFNGTAGVWRTKALEESGGWLERTTVEDMDIAVRAHLKGWKFIFLNDVKVLCELPESYEAYKKQQHRWHSGPMQLFRLCLPSIITSKISIWKKTNLIFLFFLLRKLILPFYSFTLFCIILPLTMFIPEAELPLWVICYIPVFMSLLNILPSPKSFPFLIPYLLFENTMSVTKFNAMVSGLFQLGSSYEWVVTKKTGRSSESDFLAFAERESKTSNEEKILRRHSESGLELLSKLNQQEINKQKGSKKKRNKVYRKELALAFLLLTASARSLLSEHGVHFYFLLFQGLSFLVVGLDLIGEQMN is encoded by the exons ATGGCTCCCAGCTCTGTTGTGGTCACAATTGAGAAGCATAACAGCTTCCCTTTAGTGGAAATCAATGGCTCTGATTCTTTGTTACTTCCTGAGAAACAGAAGGCTGCTAGTCCCAAGCAGCTCACGTGGGTTCTTCTTCTCAAAGCTCACAGAGCTCTGTTTTTCTTCTCATGGCTGGCTATGACTGTGAAAACTGTGTTTGCTTCTGTTAAGAAACGCATTGCTCATGCAGATATTAGCGAAGATGATTCCAAAAGCCGAGGGAAGTTGTATAGATTCATCAAGGCTTTTCTTGTTATTTCAATTGCGGGTTTAATCGTTGAAGTTGTTGCTCATTTCAAGAAGTGGAATCTACAAATGATTCAGCCATTGGAGCTTCTTGAGGTTCATGGGATTGTTCAATGGTTTTATGTTTCCTGGCTTTCGTTTCGTGTTGATTACATTGCTCCGTTGGTATTAATGCTTTCCAAATTCTGCATTATTCTGTTCTTGATTCAATCCCTCGATCGTCTTGTTCTCTGTTTTGGCTGCTTTTGGATCAAGTATAAGAAAATCAAACCCACGATTCAAGATGATGCTTATGATTTGGAAGATGCTTCAACTTTTCCTATGGTTCTTGTTCAAATCCCAATGTGTAATGAGAGAGAG GTCTATGCACAATCAATTGCTGCTGCTTGTGAGCTTGATTGGCCAAGGAATCGGATTTTGATTCAAGTTCTAGATGATTCAGACGATGGAAATCTTCAGCGTTTGATCAAAGAAGAAGTTCTGTCATGGAATGAAAAGGGTGTTAATATTGTTTATAGACATAGATTGATCCGAACTGGTTACAAAGCTGGGAATCTCAAGTCTGCTATGGCTTGTGATTACGTTAAAGATTATGAGTTTGTAGCTATTTTAGATGCAGATTTCCAGCCCAACCCTGATTTCCTTAAACTAACTATCCCTCATTTCAAG GGAAATCCTGAGCTGGGTCTTGTTCAAGCTCGTTGGGCGTTTGTTAACAAGGAAGAAAACTTACTTACAAGACTCCAAAACATCAACTTGTGCTTCCACTTTGAAGTGGAGCAGCAAGTTAATGGGGTTTTCTTGAATTTCTTTGGATTCAATGGAACAGCAGGCGTTTGGAGAACGAAAGCACTTGAGGAATCTGGTGGCTGGCTCGAGCGAACGACCGTGGAAGATATGGATATCGCAGTTCGAGCACACTTGAAGGGATGGAAATTCATCTTCCTCAATGATGTTAAGGTGCTTTGTGAATTGCCTGAATCATATGAAGCTTACAAGAAACAGCAACACCGTTGGCATTCTGGTCCAATGCAGCTCTTCAGATTATGCCTTCCTTCCATCATTACTTCAAAG ATATCGATATGGAAGAAGACCAACTTGATATTTCTGTTCTTTCTCTTGAGAAAACTCATACTTCCATTTTACTCATTCACTTTGTTTTGCATCATACTTCCATTAACAATGTTTATTCCAGAAGCAGAATTGCCTCTTTGGGTAATCTGCTACATCCCAGTCTTCATGTCCTTACTAAACATTCTTCCATCTCCAAAATCCTTCCCTTTCTTGATCCCATATCTCTTGTTTGAGAACACCATGTCTGTCACAAAGTTCAATGCCATGGTATCGGGGCTATTCCAGCTCGGAAGTTCATACGAATGGGTCGTGACAAAGAAGACAGGACGATCATCTGAATCCGACTTCTTAGCATTCGCAGAACGAGAGTCGAAAACATCGAACGAGGAGAAGATTCTAAGGAGACATTCGGAGTCGGGGCTCGAGTTATTGAGTAAATTGAACCAACAAGAGATCAACAAGCAAAAGGGttcaaagaagaagagaaacaaAGTGTATAGAAAAGAGCTAGCTCTTGCTTTTCTGTTGCTCACTGCATCTGCTAGAAGCTTGCTGTCTGAACATGGAGTtcatttctatttcttgcttttTCAAGGTTTGTCATTCCTGGTGGTGGGCTTGGACTTGATTGGTGAGCAaatgaactaa
- the LOC120080079 gene encoding ankyrin repeat domain-containing protein EMB506, chloroplastic, whose product MSWAISTFVPFEVPPVSVVATASGPLLGCTTNYLDVVGSRSTRLQFSLSKKWSTMRTFATESNQVSFLQSRQETWEDPDDGSGSEFDEEDNDEEEVDEYDLDFESDWELDEYNLESDVQAVSITDQPAANKYEVDLQKEVEQLLEPEEQAILQQNATLNVDKLSTPKWNPLHTFALSGQIIPMDKLLESGFDIDSVDEDGFSALHKAIIGRKDAVIGHLLRKGASPHITDKNGATPLHYAVQVGAKQIVKLLIKYKVDVNVADSDGWTPLHIAIQGRNRDITKILLVNGADRNRRNKDGKTPLDLSLCYGKNFKSYDLSKLLKVVPLYGAF is encoded by the exons ATGTCGTGGGCTATATCAACTTTTGTTCCCTTTGAAGTTCCTCCTGTTTCTGTTGTTGCTACTGCTTCGGGTCCATTGTTGGGTTGCACCACCAACTACTTGGATGTAGTTGGTTCTAGAAGCACAAGGCTCCAATTCTCTCTTTCAAAGAAATGGTCAACAATGAGAACTTTTGCCACAGAGTCAAACCAAGTGTCTTTCTTGCAATCACGCCAAGAAACTTGGGAAGATCCAGATGATGGAAGCGGCAGTGAGTTTGATGAGGAAGataatgatgaagaagaagtgGATGAGTATGACTTGGATTTTGAAAGTGATTGGGAATTGGATGAGTATAACTTGGAGTCTGATGTTCAAGCCGTCTCTATTACTGATCAGCCTGCTGCAAACAAGTATGAGGTGGATCTTCAGAAAG AGGTTGAACAACTTTTGGAACCCGAAGAACAAGCAATTCTGCAACAGAATGCAACTCTGAATGTGGATAAACTGTCAACT CCGAAATGGAATCCACTTCACACTTTTGCGCTATCAGGGCAAATTATTCCAATGGACAAACTACTTGAAAGTGGATTTGACATTGATTCTGTCGACGAG GATGGTTTTTCTGCTCTACATAAGGCAATTATAGGCAGAAAGGACGCTGTCATTGGTCATCTTCTAAGAAAAGGTGCAAGTCCTCATATCACAGACAAA AATGGTGCTACCCCACTTCATTATGCTGTTCAAGTCGGTGCAAAACAGATTGTGAAGCTactaataaaatacaaagttgaTGTCAATGTCGCAGATTCA GATGGATGGACGCCATTGCACATCGCCATCCAAGGTAGAAATAGAGATATAACAAAAATTTTGTTGGTCAATGGAGCAGATAGGAACAGAAGAAACAAG GATGGAAAAACACCCTTGGATTTGAGCTTGTGTTATGGGAAAAACTTCAAGTCGTACGATCTTTCAAAGTTGCTAaaggttgtgcctctttatGGAGCTTTTTGA